One Triticum dicoccoides isolate Atlit2015 ecotype Zavitan chromosome 3B, WEW_v2.0, whole genome shotgun sequence genomic window, aggcctgcgcctctttcgatctgtatcccagtttgtgctagccttcttaaggcaaacttgtttaacttatgtctgtactcagatattgttgcttccgctgactcatctatgatcgagcacttgtattcgagccctcgaggcccctggcttgtattatgatgcttgtatgacttatttatgtttttaaagttgtgttgtgatatcttcccgtgagtccctgatcttgatcgtacacgtttgcgtgcatgattagtgtacgattgaatcgggggcgtcacactcagCAAGCTACTCagatggcttctctcgtaagccactCAGTCCGCGCCGGTAGCACACTATTGCACCGTCCTCGGAGATTATACGATGAGTTGGCAGTATGTGGCAGTACATCTCAAGAATTAGATTCACAATAATTTTGTGAGAAGCACAAATCAGTCAAGCCATAGGTCTTCTTCAGAAATCAAGTGTTCGGCTACATATCTTTCCACATATATGGTGAGGATGTATCCCTGGACATACAAGTTACTCGGATAGCTTTCAACCCACGACACCTTGCCATCTTTAGTACGACACCGCATGTCGTATTCAGCATTGTTACAAGATATGACACAGTGAGTAGGCAGTATATGACAGTGTAGTTCAAAAGATCAGATTTGCAATAATTTTTTCAGAGGTACAATTCAGTCAAAACATATGTCGGCCGCAAGAATCGGGTATTTGGTTGCATATGATTCTTATACCTATGGTGAGCATGTATCCCCGGTCAGATCAGTCACTAGCCACAAGGAATTATGCCAAAAATATTGCACTAGCCACAgtcatggtcatacgaagaatcaaggacatgtgtggccaagttatttcagtaaggtatcctaacaaagaaaatcatgaccgtcaaaggatgGGACTGACAGCAAAGGTATGATGATGATTTTTGCGCGACCATCAGGGTACGGATACCCAAGTCAGTTGAAATCCATAATTACATATTGAGCCACAAAGGCataccctcagaggattactttgttCTACAAGGACTGCATATTCAGCTGACCCGCTTAAAAATGGTTAGTGCGGAATACCCAAGTCTGTTCTGTCAGATCCAAGATTCACGTACAATCTCAGCAGTTTGACTTCAGTGGCAGTATTAAAGCATCTCACGTCCTATTACCACATCTGGGTATACCGACAGCATGGGTAAATCAAAAATCAAACAATCAGCGCAGACCAGGTATATCCACTGGTGGAACCAAGTACATGGACAACCTATCATGAAAAGTATTTTCCCGTCAGCACCCTGTCACGACAGTCTCAAGATGTTAATATTTGAGGTGTGATGCAACTATAAATCCATACCCCTTTATATTGCTCATGACAGAAGGCAATTAAATCTTTGGTACATACCTCATGCTTGAGCCCAAGAAACAAATCAGGATAAATCAGTACCACTACTGAGCAGTCAAATCCCATCAGGAGAATGTCCATGATTCTCAGCCTTGATTGAACCCAGAATACATGCATTTGTTTGAGTAACCCCATGGCAAAAGAAAAATGTTTGCATGACAAAAGGAAAAATTAAGCTCAGATCCATTGGGTATCACCGCAGATATGAGAGAATCAATGTCAGCAAAAAGGATTGGTATATGAGCAAAAACCTATTAGAAtttgggaaaggtgaagcaaaccacacCAGAGCAAGGTAAGAAAATCATATTAAATACCCGAGGGAACAACAAACAAAGGAaagggatacccgagttggaaacggtgtcctcaagtcatacttgttccctgagcaaccaaatctcgaggacgagatttattTAAGGCGGGAAGGTTTGTAACAACCTGGtttttgccccttttctttttcttttgatttgtttggtttttgctctatttttctttttggagtggttctgtggccttgtcacctgggaaatcaccCTCAATTCTTATCCCATGTGACTCATCATCCTCAAACCTATCCCAAGACCATGTCATTTCCATTCTAgcccaaaccataaaattctttttcTTGAGgaaattccttttctatgaaaggaataacctcaagtgccctaggttgtgaagcaacctatatttctgtccatccaaaaaattcccaaaaaattctcataatttctttgggtcatatattgctAAAAAATGCCCAAGCATTTCCTTGCCACGTTCAAAAATATTCCTCCAATATTCATTCTTCCATTCTGTCCAgagtggcactttgtgaaggaagtgccatttatcctatcttgtttgctcccaaacttcttgggcattcttttatgtccaaataattgcctcatgccaaaattcaacttcatttgcctagtgaatcttcctcagtgatttttcaaagttcctgtcaaaCAGAAGCCATTGTCAAGGAAGTACTAGTTAGGtgcatccaaatgagttgaaattttgcgcactccttaatgtgctcatatcatcacactcctccaaatttcagccccatccaatcatctatgtgatcaCAAGACCAAATCTTTAGTTCTattaatattttcaggttgtgaagcaagtatattttatattgcttcattaattctTAGAAATTACCATATTGTGCTCCTACCCAAATAACATATCTCCAACAAATTTGGGACCATTTCATCAAGCCAATATTTctccaaaattattccaagtttctggtcagtgaggatgtttgtgaaacaagtgccactttggcttgtccatttggtatgaaatttttacacatATTCTTATGACCAAATAATCATGATATACCTAATTTCAGCTCAAGTGGCCACACCATTTGAGTGCATTATCTTGATCcattttctggaccattttggacaATTGCAAAACAACTATATTAAGCCTTGGTCCATTTATCCTCAAAACATCCAGGATCATAGTTCTTCTGTAGTTAATCATCCCAGAAAACACCACTGGCTTCAATccctttcctgttgatcagtagtgctcTGCCAAGTTTGATGCAGCAAACTTCAAAGCTTAGTTCCAACTTAACCACAGTGCCTCAGATCAAGCCATAGCGTCATAAATGTTCTATCTTGGAAGGACTTCacctcaaacagagtttgtaatccCCTTGTGACCTCCTTGTGCCTTGTCTCGTGGTGACCGCGCAGCTGGCATGCAATTTACGTGCTCTGTGTGCAGTGGCTGCGTCCAGGCGTCGTTTGCGCTTCGGCCTCTCTTCCTCTCGTCGGCTTCGCGCTCATGAGCATGTCCAGCGTCTTCATATCATCATTGTCGTTCCCCTGGACCCCCTCTCCCCCTTCGTCCTCCTCCTCACCGACGCTCACCATCGAATGCCCACGAGAGCACAGTAGCCGACATGGCATTGAATGCGCTCGGCCGCTTCCTCCTCGTGACCATGGCGTCATCTATCTCTCCATGAGCCTTCCATGTGCCTCCCCCGTCGCCTACCATTGAGCTCGCGAGCGTGGCCACACGTCCGTGGCTCCGGCCACGCGTCCGCGGCGACGACAGCTCAGCCACCTCGCCCCACGCCTATATAAGGCCTCCCCGATCTCATCTCTCCTCACCACTCGTCTCCTGCACCCCTCTAACCCCGCTCATCCATTTCCCCGAGCTCGAGGGCTCCTCATCGACCCCCATCACCGCCATGGCCTCCGCGGCACTCCTCTCAAATTCGCAGCATGCCAAGCCCCTTCCCTTCTCATTCCTCCACCAACCGCTTCCACCATCACCCCGGAGTCACCCCAgctcctcatcccctcctctggctcacTAGAGTGTCGTGCCCATCTACTCCTGACACCACCGCCGCCTCGGTCCACCCCACTGGTCGTGGGTGGCACCACCAGATGCGCCTCTTTGCGTTGAGCTTGCCCATAGGCGGAGCAGCGCGGGAGACAGCCGGAGTCACCGACAAACCATCGCCGGAGCTCGCCTAGTCCTCTGCTCCGCGAGCGCACGAGCGCTTGAAGACGTAGACCCATCCCAGTGGGCCCCACCACTCGCGGACCCCACCAGTCAGTCGCACACCCGTTGATCCGGCgaagctgacgtggataagtggacgcGAGATTTGCCTGTGTGCGCTTTCCCCTTCCGGAAGCGTACTCTGCTCTTCTTCGGGCCAAAATGCGTTTTCCATTCTGGAAAACATATTTTTTGAGAAGGCGTTTTCAGTTTTCCGGTTGAGGGCCTGTTTGTGAAGATTTTCTTGCAgaaaggtccctggcagaaaaattaTCACAAAAATTTTCtcctaactccaaatgaggtgattccaaagcccacttcttgctATCGTCGAGCCTATTCTTTTGGTATCATTTTCACCACGTGTTAACATTCTGGAAATGAccgttatgcccttgcccttaatcagccccctccgagagagaacattttttggcgattctttccgcgagcttctcgcacttcttcccggtgatttcATCTACCCCAGGCaaaccacaccctccatttgcatgattgcaatgcagtcaCATGGTTTAAatgatttgaacttgtttaaaatttgcattagctatgtatgatttgttcatggcatttctcagagtattgttttgatcttgctattgccatgatattgcttggagttctaggacttatattttaatgattatgtggatgacatgttgacTTTGGAGTATTAGTGGATAGTATTATTTtcctcatgatgctagttgatattatgttttggagtatgatgttggagatgatgcttgcatgtggatcattGTTGGATAGCGAGTTCTTGTATTTGAGTAGTAGTAGTAtcgttcttggattcatcatgatagaaGTGTTATGCTATCCTTGGAGTATTTTGATATGTCGATAGTAtgctttggattatttgttggatattgctatgacttggattacaggTTGGTAGATGATAGCGGAGCATCAGTTATCACTGTTATATGTTGGGGATAAATTtcatcattaagttggtcaggtgccaccgaaccgggcttttttTAGTGccaccacatttgccttttatgggaaggccctaatgcggtctattgtcatgcctctcaccggtgcctccaacgagggaaggttatgggcgtgcgttaccctggcccggtaagcagacataaccttgtgtgcccatagttGGTATTGAGATCTCTTGTCCCCGTTTGAGACCGTgtgtgttttgccacgacggtggccgttgatgcctttggtaggcacggggccacccaggactgaaccgTAAAGGGGTGTTggttggagtggccgggagagtgtcatggtagtaggtcggttttgtcggaacaccgttggtccacccgaatgggagtgcgaggccatgggttctgtggtgtgggtgaagtgcgctacctctgcagagtgtgtgtgtttaatctcTCGATAGCCGCATCGtcggtcatgggcataagttcgtactaggtcacaccgttcgatcaacactcacatgatggaatgacttgtaggtgatttatatgttgatgtttTATGAGCAGTAATAGTTTGGCAGGATGCAgatgatgatgttgggatgatATTGAGGATGATCATccagtttgtgatgtggtcacgaggtgatcatgtggatgttttgATCACGAGTTGATCAGGTGGAtcatgaggtgatcgagatggAATATTGCTTGGCTGGTTGGCCAAGCGTGAGATGGTTCATTGAGATCTAAGATGTTGGTTTATCAGTAtggtagtagtttcatatcatgcttagtagttgctttcGTATCATGGTAGATGTTAATTAATTAGCCTGTTAAtcatatgttgttgtcttgccttgatgcttttggttgttttgagcttgcaagtacattcaatgtactgacctggcgtgtcatgccagattgaggtgatgccatgattgcttgattgcttgtcgaggtTTCCGTGCGTGCGAGCTAGATCATGTCCCAGCTAGAGTccttgcggagtggagttcaccgccttcgtcattgttccgctgctagaagtactccgctgctacgagttgttccgctgctagcatagagcaagtgtagtatcacaggcgtagtgtcgctatgctgttgtgatcctttgtaacatcagacacTTGTATTCATAATTGCTTTGTAATAAGagcgatttgttctatgtcaagcagtgtcgtattccagaagacttcatctcattctctgggctggaatatggggcgtttcgatttctctaagccggggtgccacacagacgatcttaacgagatcgactattgaagcagaactcacagcattagacacatcatgcgtcGAAGCAGTATGGCTTCAagagcttttgatggatttgccAGTGGTTGATGAACCAGTCCCAGCTAtcattatgaactgtgacaatcatactgtgattgccaaggctaagagttcaaaggacaatatAAAATCCACTaagcacataagaagaagattTAAATTtgtcagaaaatcaagaaactccggagtgatagcgttggattatatccagatTGCTAAAAATCTGGCAGACCTTTTATGAAAGGGCTAGGGTATGAGACCCACGTAAGTTGCCatgggggtaacccaacctatgtgattggagatcccatgaattaggacatgggaaaacaatccagcggtcaactgaggagagtatccttaattaacccactccgttggagctgCGTGATACTCTTAATTCTGTAAGGCGGGCTGACTTTTGTCCTAATGTGTTTcaaagcttatgtaagcaagatactaacctacagagcattctttggaggaacacacctatgtgagcccgactgctggtcacagtctatgagattgggtgatCTCTAGGAAGCTCATGAGAAGGTACAATGTATGACTAATAAGATCCACCCGTGGGGATTAGCCTTCGACAGCTACGTATCAGCTGACAATAGGCGAAACTTCTACACGCCAAActaacaattcaaggcatagtccattgttcagttgtgaagaaattaatcctattgctctaggtggaagttcaacttaacagcctCCACTGAAATTCTggtatatcaaacattgtttggaacagttgacaaacttatgtgccCTGGTGGGGGATTCATGGATTATGAATGGgattaggcccatataagacaataaTCCCCGGTTAATCTCTAAGGCTCATTAATGTGTATGACTAGTGGTGGGAAGTATGGGAAATGTATGCCATACTGCTACAGTAAGAAGAgtgagacctctttataagggctgctctaccacttgctattgggagcttgggaataggagctgtacacgcgcgctcctcctcctccgccgcctgcctcgcctcgccctgcctcgcctcgtcacgacgtgcGCGCGCTGCGGGTTGCAGGAATGAGCCAAGCCGAAGCTTATTTTGGCTGGTCAAGAATGGTTAATTAATATCATATTAATTAACGAGCCGCGTACAGAAGTGCCACTATCTGAGACGTTGGACCGTGGGCTGTTCGCGGACTCGATCGTGGGCCTGAGCCCAGGTCCATCTACCTGACGGCCTATATAAGAAGGCATTGGCCAGTGGAATGAACCCTAACTCAGTTCGCTCACTCCCTCTCGCATAACCCTAGCCGTCATCTTTTGTTCTTCTCATTGTGTTGCTTCCGGTgatcccatcccgacgaccgcgtgcacggTTGGTTGGGAGAGtaggtgcctccggaaccctgtcgtTTGAGATCCTGCCCaggagaacggcaataaggtttttggggagcgtctcgacgcgactgctcccgatccgtccccatctccgtccgcctctgcttccactacttcccctacatcaactccatggatgATGACGAAGCCGCCAAGAAGAAGGCCTCGGTCGATGCCGAGGCTGCCGCTGCCGTTGCCGTGTTagcctggccaaccggagggtatgactTGTTCATCCCCTATTTGCTCGTACATGTGTTGGtcgtatatatgttgttcatagacGTTTCGGGTCTATGTACTGTACGTGCTCACATGCTTAGGTTTTGGTATGAAATGCATACTGTATTTGCCATGCTCATTATTTACTCGTGGATTAGATTAGTCAGAAAAGTGCAATATTTCCAACAACGAGTCTGTTTATTCTGGGCCAGTTTGCGTGGATTTGTCATCTTCGCTAAGCGAACAAACCACCAGGAGGACTCCTGTCAATTAGCACCTGCTATGGTAGGGAGACCCGTCTCGCCGCTACTGTTTGTCATTGCCATGGATGTCCTCACATTTCTCATCACTAGAGCCCAGGAGTGTGGAATATTGAGCAAAATGTCGGGTTGCACTCCCATGCAGCGGCTTTCTATCTATGCGGACGATGTCGTCTTGTTCGTAAGGCCCACTGTTTCGGATCTTAGGTTTGTTAAGGAGGCTCTGCACATATTTGGGATTGCATCGGGACTGAACATCAACTACACAAAGTCCATGGCTATCATGATCAGAGACAAGGATGGCGATAAGGAGCTGGTTCAGGGTGCAATTTCGTGGAGCTTGGAGTCCTTTCCCTGCAAGTACTTGGGGCTACAACTCTCAATATGGTAATTGGCGCTCTCGGAGTGGCAACCGTAGTGGACAATGTGCTCAATTTCATGCCAGGCTGGCAGAAGGGGCTTATCACTAGAGCAAGACGACTGGTGCTTGTGCACGACGTGGTGATGGCGCGCCCCACTCACCATCTCATCATAGCGGATGCCCCCAAATGGGCAATCGAGCAAGTGAACAAACGCTGCAGAGCATTTTTCTGGGAAGGATCAGAAGCGATTCACGGAGGGAAGTGCCTAGTGGCTTGGCAAAGAGTGTGCAGGCCCAAGGAACGAGGCGGTCTTGGGATTCTAGACTTAAACCGTCAAGGCCTAGCCTCAATATTGCGTTGGGAGTGGCTCAGACGTACTGATTCAAGCTGACCGTGGCATGGGCTCCCGATGGCCAAGGATCCACAAGTACAGGCGGCCTTTGACAACTTGGTTCATTGCAAACTTGGGGACGGAAACAAGGTGTTGTTTTGGAAAGATAGATGGACGGGAGGTGTGACAGCCAGGGAGATTGCCCCGAACATCTGGGGCAAGGTTCGCACGCAAACTGTGAACAAGCGGACAATGCATGATGGACTGGTCAACCATCGCTAGACCGCTGATATCTCAGGCGAGCTTTCCACGGAGAAGCTAGTTCAGTTGATTAGGCTATGGGAGATTGCTATTACCGCGCAGCTCAATCCCACTGTGCGGGATGAGGCAGTCTGGCCCTGGAACTCCAAGCAAGTATACACTTCGGCTTCCGCTTACCAAATGCTCTTCAAAGGTGCGATCAATGTGACCTATGCGCGATGGATATGGAAGTGCTGGGCACCTCTCACTTGCAAGATTTTCATGTGGCTTGCTATTCAACATAGAATATGGACATCTGATCGGAGGCTTCGACATGGGTTACAGGACAGCCCCTCGCCATGCTACATGTGTGGCCAGGAGGAGGACAACGTGGATCATTTACTTGTCCAGTGTGTCTACTCGCGTCAAGTGTGGCACAAGATCTTATCCAGCGTGAGGGCTGTGCCGGCCCTAGCGCCAGTGGTGAACGACAATTTGGAATCTTGGTGGGGCAATACCCTAAAACAACTTGACAAGGAGAACCGCAAAGCTTTTGATAGTTTGGTGATGCTAGTGTGTTGGCACTTATGGAAGCAAAGGAATGACCGTGTTTTCCGCTTGATGGCCACACCAACGTCGATTACCGATCTTGTAAATAAGATTCTAGATGAGCTGCGCATGTGGGCGATAGCGGGAGGGCGTGGAGTTGAAACCATTTTGTGAGGAGTTTACGTAGTGCATGGAGTTAGAGTTTGGCGTGGCCTCGGTCGGCGCGTGACTGTTGGTTGTGCATGTAACAGTCTTGTACGTTGTAAAGCTAAGGTACTTAATTTGCGTATTCTCGAAAAAAAAGTCAATTAACACCTGGATCTTGGACACACCAGTTTTTCACCAAGACAGATACAGATTAGGCATGTTTCCGACCTGCTGCGGTGTTGCCCGTACTTTTTCATCACTTACGACTGCTCACTTGGTCTTGCTTTTACCAGCTACCCCTTGGCGCACAAACAAAAGGCCTTCCTTTCATCAattaaagaaaaaaacaaacaaaaggcCTTCGACGGGAGAGGCTAGACTAGACAAATTGCAAAATCCAACAAGAATGTGACACTTTCCCTTGGAGATGGGAAGAAACACACCCAAAAAGTAACGATTTTTTAAACCCAAACAAGAACCGACTAAGAATCTCCTGGTCATTTTCTTTCTATGAATCAGATTTATTTACCTATTCGCAATTCGTATCATCCGTAAATTGCATTGTTGGTGTTGATACAGAAGAACAACATCCACTGGAACAGTAGAACTTGATCAACCTCTTCCCTTCGACAAATAAATACAGATAATCTTATGTGCCTAACCGGATCCAAGATTAAAATATCTTCAGaaaaatcacagcaaaaaaatAAAGCTGAAAGATATCAAATTCAGATGATGACCAATTACAATTTGCATGCATGGcaatggcaatggcaatggcaatggcaTGCTCTGCCGTCTCTGCACGCGCCTCCTCACCTTCTCATGCGGTGGCACCTGTACCACAGGAACACGAAGCAGAGCACCCTGTACCCGACCACGAACCCGAGCATGACTCCCAGGTTGCTCCACCTCATGCTCTCCCGCATCCCCTGCTGCCGCAGCAGCAtggtgccgtcgaggacgcacatgCCGCCGCCGGGGGCCGAGGCGAGGCACTCCTGCCCACCGCGCGCGCCGCCGTACTCGTTCACGATGAGGGCTTCGAAAGGGTACTTGAACAGGCTGATGTAGTGCATGAACACCCAGTACTCCGGGATGTCCTTGCTCGCCACGAAGTAGCCGGAGAAGAGGAAGAAGCAGCCGATGAAGCCGGCGATGAGGGAGTTGCCGACGATGTAGTTGGGCGCCAGCGCGCTGAGGCAGGCTGTGAATGAGTTGGCGGTGAGCATGACGAGCCAGATGACGAGCGCGAAGTAGGCGAAGCTGGCTGGCTCGCGCGCGAGGCCGACGAGCCAGTACACGGGCGTCGCGTAGAGGAGCGCCGCGGCGAGGAGGAAAGGGAGGAACACGGCGGCGTTGGAGGCGACGTAGGAGGACACGCGGTACGCGCCCCGGGTGGTCTCCCTTTCCAGGATGCGGCGCTCCTGGAGGAACACCGGGAGGCCCTCGGTGGTGGAGGAGAGCACGAAGGTGAGGTTGAAGGCGAAGAAGCCCAGCCGGGACTGCAGGTCGGTGGTGCCCAGGAAGATCGTGCCGAGGAACACGCCGACCACCGCCGACTGCACCATTCGCGCCGCGAACAGCTGCGGCGTCCGCAGCACCGTCTTCACGAAGCGCCCCGACAGGATGcaaacctccgccgccgccgagttGGCGTACGCGGCGCGGCGCGCggacgaggaggacggcgagggCACCGGCCCGGCAACATCTTGGTATGTGAGCGCGGTGGCGATGACAACGTCCGGCTTGAGGGTGTCGATGGTCTCCATGGCGTACTCGAGGACGTTGACGTGGGCGGGGATGGAGTGGCCGGAGCCGGCGAGGCGGGCCTCGAGGAACGGCAGGGAGCCGTGGTGCCGGACGGCGCCGTCGGCGAGGAGGACGACGCGGTCGAGCAGCTCGAGGATGCGGAAGCCGGGCTGGTGGATGGTGAGCACGACGGTCTTGCCGTGCGCGGTGGCCATGTCCCTGAGCATCTTGACAATGTGCAGCGCGGAGCCGGAGTCGAGCCCGGACGTGGgctcgtccagcagcagcacagccGGGTCGTGCACGAGGTCGACGCCGATGGACACCCTCCTCCGCTCGCCCCCGGAGACGCTGGCGACCCTCGAGTGCGCGACGTGGCGCAGCCCAAGCTCGGCCATGAGCTCCCTGGCCCGCGCCTCCGCGGCGCCCGGCGCGGCGCGCAGTCGCAGGCGCGCGCTGTACAGCAGCGACTCCTCGACGGTGAGCATCGGGAAGAGCGCGTCGTCCTGCGGCACGTGGCCGGACACCCGGCGGAAGCGCGCGGCGTCCATGGGGCAGCCGTTCACCAGCACCGCCCCGGTGAGCACCCTGGCCGGGTCCGCCGACCCCGCCAGCACCGAGAGCAGCGTGGTCTTGCCCGCCCCGCTCGGACCCACGATCGCCACCACCTCCCCGGGCGCCGCCTCGCACGTCACGCTCCTCAGCAGCAGCCGCTCACCCTTGCCGCCCCGCAAGAAGGACGACACTCCAACGCCACGCGCCGGAAGGACGTAGGACAGAGCCCTCGTCTCGAGGCGGTACCTCGGCCTCCGGCGCCCGGTCCCCGTCTTGCCCAGCGACATCGCCGGCGTCACCACTGTCTCCCTCGGAGACGCCATGGATCCCTATAAGCCTTCCCGTGGAGATCGTCCGAGCAAGTAGGAGAGAAGAGCGAGAGATTGTTACAAAGGCAGCAAGGGGTGGTGAGAAGAGTTGAGCTAACTACACCAACCTCTCCCCCTTATGTACCCTCGTAATGTTTGCTGTGTGACTTGGCGCGCGCGCGAGGTCTGAACCTGGTGCTGGCGCGACGCCGTCAGTTTGGTGCCACCGCACCGCACCGCACGGGAGTTCTCAAGGGTTTTGTTGTGTTTCCTCCGGTGCGCTCGTCTCGTCTGTCTGTGCGTTTCCGGTGGCTTGTGGATGCGGCGGACGTGCCGGTTCGCGTTCGGGGCCTGACGCCCAAGCTTGCAAGCTTGGTGCACCGGGACTGATCAACTCCTCTCACTATTTTTCTCTCTCTGTTTCTCgctccctgttcacatcgtttagaTGTCGTATCGTACGTTGGGCAGTTAGTTGGATTGCTATACCAAGTTTATTTTTTTATAATGCCATGTACTCTGACGAATACAGAGTATAGACACGGTAAGAGTGTTTGGGGCTAATGGTTACGCACATTTAATCCCGTCGTTTGACCAGTNNNNNNNNNNNNNNNNNNNNNNNNNNNNNNNNNNNNNNNNNNNNNNNNNNNNNNNNNNNGCGATGCTCCTGAACTCTTTTTTTTCCGATAAAGAACGCTTTTTGTTGACTCGTAACTTAGTCCAAAtgcacaaattatatatgaaacgtTTCGCAAAAAAATTTATATATGGAACGAACGAATTCAGAAAACATTTTACTAGGACCTTGGTCGGCAATAGGATCCGCAGGGGC contains:
- the LOC119276272 gene encoding ABC transporter G family member 10-like, which codes for MASPRETVVTPAMSLGKTGTGRRRPRYRLETRALSYVLPARGVGVSSFLRGGKGERLLLRSVTCEAAPGEVVAIVGPSGAGKTTLLSVLAGSADPARVLTGAVLVNGCPMDAARFRRVSGHVPQDDALFPMLTVEESLLYSARLRLRAAPGAAEARARELMAELGLRHVAHSRVASVSGGERRRVSIGVDLVHDPAVLLLDEPTSGLDSGSALHIVKMLRDMATAHGKTVVLTIHQPGFRILELLDRVVLLADGAVRHHGSLPFLEARLAGSGHSIPAHVNVLEYAMETIDTLKPDVVIATALTYQDVAGPVPSPSSSSARRAAYANSAAAEVCILSGRFVKTVLRTPQLFAARMVQSAVVGVFLGTIFLGTTDLQSRLGFFAFNLTFVLSSTTEGLPVFLQERRILERETTRGAYRVSSYVASNAAVFLPFLLAAALLYATPVYWLVGLAREPASFAYFALVIWLVMLTANSFTACLSALAPNYIVGNSLIAGFIGCFFLFSGYFVASKDIPEYWVFMHYISLFKYPFEALIVNEYGGARGGQECLASAPGGGMCVLDGTMLLRQQGMRESMRWSNLGVMLGFVVGYRVLCFVFLWYRCHRMRR